One Dysosmobacter welbionis DNA segment encodes these proteins:
- a CDS encoding phosphoadenosine phosphosulfate reductase, giving the protein MTRPKYVASCSGGKDSVATLLLAAQHNEPLDEAVFSEVMFDKDTSGEVPEHRDFIYDRLKPFCEKELGIKFTILHADKTYDEVFHHVITRGPHKGEVRGFAWAGMCAVNRDCKIPPVRKYNAALSPDTVSYVGIAEDEPKRLARLDGVKNVSLLAKHGMTEVDAYKLCQEHGLLSPIYAHCRRNGCWFCPNASDSELLHMVTNYPEMFDRLIEWEKEDNIFHRRMTRRETPSEVKARLLSKSQTGFSSPKSK; this is encoded by the coding sequence ATGACCCGCCCAAAGTATGTTGCTTCATGCAGCGGAGGCAAAGACAGCGTAGCGACGCTCCTGCTGGCTGCACAGCACAATGAGCCGCTTGACGAGGCGGTTTTCAGTGAGGTCATGTTCGACAAAGACACAAGCGGCGAAGTCCCGGAACACCGGGACTTCATTTATGACCGGCTCAAGCCCTTCTGCGAAAAGGAGCTGGGCATCAAGTTTACCATTCTCCACGCGGACAAGACCTACGATGAGGTGTTCCATCATGTCATCACCCGCGGACCGCACAAGGGCGAGGTTCGCGGCTTTGCATGGGCTGGTATGTGTGCAGTCAATCGTGACTGCAAAATCCCGCCAGTCCGCAAGTACAATGCCGCACTCTCACCGGACACTGTGAGCTATGTCGGCATCGCGGAGGATGAACCAAAACGACTTGCGCGTCTGGACGGTGTGAAGAATGTCAGTCTGCTTGCCAAGCATGGCATGACTGAGGTTGACGCCTACAAGCTCTGTCAGGAACACGGGCTGCTCTCTCCAATCTACGCTCACTGCCGGAGGAACGGCTGCTGGTTCTGTCCCAACGCCAGTGACTCGGAGCTGCTGCACATGGTCACAAATTATCCGGAGATGTTTGACCGGCTGATTGAATGGGAGAAGGAAGACAACATATTCCATCGTCGAATGACACGCAGAGAAACCCCGTCTGAGGTAAAGGCTCGTTTACTGAGCAAATCCCAGACGGGGTTTTCTTCGCCCAAAAGCAAATAA
- a CDS encoding DUF3849 domain-containing protein codes for MAENKNAQQVREITDKLEQGIKELFESERFKEYLRTMSKFYNYSFNNTLLIAMQKPEATYVAGYTSWQRNFDRQVMKGEKGIKILAPAPYKAQEEHEKIDPLTQKPVIGADGKAVTETVEVLRPAFKVVSVFDVSQTDGKELPDIIVDELKGTVENYEAFFDALKQESPVPISFEDIPGGAKGFFSPVESRIAIQEGMSEIQTVKTAIHEIAHAKLHAVKPDEKAAPEDKKDRHTKEVEAESVAYTVCQRYGIETSDYSFGYIAGWSSGKETKELKSSLDTIRKTAAEMIEGIDAKLKVLLAEKAQSVEQEAVPEKKPEAPIYRETANYAYEAGELESYRASLAANVECRKAIEAAISSNYGDNRLDADAAVKSVLEQFSPERVRYVLANTIQQKDFDGRIPQPLKEWAKSVDVCPENASRFLVDKPNPGLTALFVDAFRQQTEPQKEVMPEKTEESDPEVVAWENDEITSIEVKTVEVKSPFAPLPEEAAKAPKTHRLTAEEKEIKAAVMDTLKGQIAYNNDGMRASYRASNHSFNLLARNGVRIEGNTVTQNGEPLFKIHRRHATRKTQGCYRELMPTLEYVKQEQKQEKPSIRDQLKAAAKTQPEKKSPVKSKTRDMEL; via the coding sequence ATGGCTGAAAACAAAAATGCACAGCAAGTCCGCGAAATCACGGACAAGCTGGAACAGGGCATCAAGGAGCTTTTTGAATCCGAGCGGTTCAAGGAATATCTCCGCACGATGTCCAAGTTCTACAACTATTCCTTCAACAACACGCTGCTCATTGCGATGCAGAAGCCGGAGGCAACCTATGTTGCCGGTTATACCTCGTGGCAGCGCAACTTTGACCGTCAGGTCATGAAGGGCGAAAAGGGCATCAAGATTCTTGCACCCGCGCCGTACAAGGCGCAGGAAGAGCATGAGAAGATTGATCCTTTGACGCAGAAGCCGGTGATCGGCGCAGATGGGAAGGCTGTCACGGAAACGGTTGAGGTTCTGCGTCCAGCCTTTAAGGTGGTGAGTGTCTTTGATGTTTCCCAGACGGACGGCAAGGAGCTTCCGGACATCATCGTCGATGAGCTGAAAGGCACCGTCGAAAACTACGAGGCATTCTTCGATGCGCTCAAGCAGGAATCTCCCGTCCCTATTTCCTTTGAGGACATTCCGGGCGGTGCAAAGGGATTCTTCTCGCCGGTTGAAAGCCGCATTGCCATTCAGGAGGGCATGAGCGAAATCCAGACGGTCAAAACCGCCATTCACGAGATCGCCCACGCAAAGCTCCACGCCGTCAAGCCGGATGAAAAAGCCGCGCCAGAAGATAAGAAGGATCGGCACACCAAGGAGGTTGAAGCGGAGAGCGTTGCCTACACCGTCTGCCAGCGTTACGGCATTGAAACCTCGGACTATTCCTTCGGCTACATTGCCGGTTGGTCATCCGGCAAGGAAACCAAGGAACTGAAAAGCTCTCTGGACACCATCCGCAAGACGGCGGCTGAGATGATCGAGGGCATTGACGCCAAGCTCAAGGTGCTGCTGGCAGAGAAAGCACAGTCCGTCGAGCAGGAAGCTGTTCCGGAGAAAAAACCGGAAGCCCCCATTTACCGCGAGACGGCGAATTACGCCTATGAAGCCGGTGAGCTGGAGTCATATCGTGCTTCTCTCGCCGCAAACGTGGAATGCCGCAAAGCGATTGAAGCGGCGATCAGCTCCAACTACGGAGATAACCGGCTGGATGCGGATGCTGCCGTGAAGAGCGTCCTTGAGCAGTTCTCTCCGGAGCGCGTCCGGTATGTCCTCGCAAACACCATTCAGCAGAAAGACTTTGACGGACGTATTCCGCAGCCCCTCAAGGAATGGGCGAAGAGCGTTGATGTCTGCCCCGAAAACGCCTCCCGCTTCCTTGTGGATAAACCCAATCCCGGACTGACCGCCCTTTTCGTGGATGCGTTCCGTCAGCAGACCGAACCCCAGAAGGAAGTCATGCCTGAAAAAACAGAGGAAAGTGACCCGGAGGTTGTTGCATGGGAGAATGATGAGATTACCTCTATTGAGGTAAAAACCGTGGAGGTCAAGTCTCCCTTTGCCCCCTTGCCGGAGGAAGCAGCAAAAGCACCGAAGACACACCGCCTGACTGCCGAAGAAAAGGAGATCAAAGCCGCCGTCATGGACACGCTCAAGGGGCAGATCGCCTATAACAACGACGGTATGCGGGCGTCCTATCGCGCCTCTAACCATTCCTTCAATCTGCTGGCACGGAACGGCGTCAGGATCGAGGGCAACACGGTTACGCAGAATGGTGAGCCGCTGTTCAAAATCCATCGCCGTCATGCGACGCGGAAAACACAGGGCTGCTATCGTGAGCTGATGCCGACGCTGGAATACGTCAAGCAGGAGCAGAAGCAGGAAAAGCCCTCTATCCGCGATCAGCTCAAAGCTGCCGCGAAAACGCAGCCGGAGAAGAAGTCCCCGGTCAAATCCAAAACACGCGACATGGAGTTGTGA
- a CDS encoding DNA mismatch repair protein MutS, translating into MKKYTDVDIVAELQRLVDSHVDSYKEDFDIDKRIIRRAAESRNPEEKTLMWFCRPHGTHCLNENQVFIQGTRDHNTFRFYAEQTYDECIARVIVPKAVKRGKVFGDVFEINYREQAANVAQNSVAPDHDRLTFADGFVLEAPCRSSFDAAMALIGEHGGVKTHQTLPKDADALVEVLSKQKSRRVRLPEADRTEVLSPLPVAELRKYEAVKKAHPDALVCFAQNGYFELYGKDAKKAAPLLGTKLLEKKVRGKPSVPVTGFRESAWVAGSHKLWKSGVDVFLSKDGETFKELKAADYIPVGATLNVDGIKCRIEAVDFAADEVRLTNIEDKNRPIRFSESIQYVRSYVEDAGTAIYDTIPKKPTARESIRDKLKSAQKGQPPHTPKPQKSKGKDMEL; encoded by the coding sequence ATGAAGAAATACACAGACGTTGACATCGTTGCGGAGCTGCAGAGGCTCGTGGACAGTCATGTAGACAGCTACAAGGAAGACTTCGACATCGACAAGCGCATCATCCGCCGCGCTGCCGAAAGCCGGAATCCCGAAGAGAAAACGCTGATGTGGTTCTGCCGTCCGCATGGAACGCACTGCCTCAATGAAAATCAAGTCTTTATTCAGGGAACGCGAGATCACAACACCTTCCGTTTTTACGCGGAACAGACCTACGACGAGTGCATTGCTCGTGTCATTGTCCCGAAAGCCGTTAAGCGCGGCAAGGTCTTCGGAGATGTCTTTGAGATCAACTACCGGGAACAGGCGGCAAATGTGGCGCAGAACTCGGTTGCGCCGGATCACGACCGGCTGACCTTTGCAGACGGCTTTGTGCTGGAAGCCCCCTGCCGCAGCAGCTTCGATGCAGCAATGGCTCTGATCGGTGAGCATGGCGGCGTCAAGACCCACCAGACGCTCCCGAAGGACGCGGATGCTCTGGTGGAAGTGCTGTCTAAGCAGAAAAGCCGCCGTGTCAGACTGCCGGAGGCAGATAGGACAGAGGTGCTTTCGCCGCTCCCCGTCGCAGAACTCCGCAAATATGAGGCAGTCAAAAAGGCTCATCCGGATGCGCTGGTCTGCTTTGCTCAGAACGGCTATTTTGAGCTGTACGGCAAGGACGCAAAGAAAGCCGCGCCGCTTCTCGGCACAAAACTCCTTGAAAAGAAGGTGCGCGGCAAGCCTTCCGTGCCGGTTACTGGTTTCCGTGAAAGCGCATGGGTAGCCGGTTCTCATAAGCTCTGGAAGTCCGGCGTGGATGTCTTTCTCAGCAAGGACGGCGAGACCTTCAAGGAACTCAAAGCCGCAGATTACATTCCTGTCGGCGCGACGCTGAATGTGGATGGCATCAAGTGCAGAATCGAAGCGGTTGATTTTGCCGCTGATGAAGTCCGGCTGACGAACATCGAGGACAAGAACCGCCCCATCCGCTTTTCGGAAAGCATCCAGTATGTCCGCTCCTATGTGGAAGATGCCGGAACAGCCATCTACGACACCATCCCGAAGAAGCCCACTGCCCGTGAATCCATCCGCGACAAGCTGAAATCCGCGCAGAAAGGACAGCCGCCCCACACGCCGAAACCGCAGAAATCAAAAGGAAAGGATATGGAACTCTGA
- a CDS encoding transposon-transfer assisting family protein has protein sequence MKNFTVEEINLMCCFNTSSRKRLIDDMKSVTLNDVDGEIAELMYKTVRKLESMSDAEFEELYIMPDGMVDD, from the coding sequence ATGAAAAACTTTACCGTGGAAGAAATCAACCTGATGTGCTGCTTCAACACGTCCAGCCGGAAGCGGCTGATTGACGATATGAAGAGCGTCACTCTGAACGACGTGGACGGTGAGATCGCGGAGCTGATGTACAAAACCGTCCGGAAGCTCGAATCCATGAGCGACGCGGAGTTTGAGGAACTGTATATCATGCCGGACGGCATGGTAGATGACTGA
- a CDS encoding antirestriction protein ArdA, producing the protein MPVLDGDFEAFVTNLGKYNEGMLVGEWVKLPTTEEEMQKVFERIGIGKQDEFGQPYEEWFITDYECPIYGVQKMLGEYESLDKLNYLAALIDELSLSDQEKLVAIMEAGCDEVSDIDDLINLTFNLDCYDIMPGINDESDLGYYCAHEAGIYSEKDLGPLANYIDYERYGRDIAMDEQGRFTDEGYVRVASERWDRQFDGELDDIPDEYRITGSGEAAEHDSTIAVLIVEPGKEPYVKEIDSGLESLQHEVGGCIEAIYPYEDPVALVCNEEGKLEGLPLNRALRDEDGDIYDVVAGTFMVVGLTDDSFGSLTVEQMQKFSDLFKVPEQFVKLGDKIVAIPMISKEQQKQEATEQKDFEMNADTSGLTVAGHIGTWHTIDRHEVGGHGFYLMEHDTYGDEAACIIVDERGKLVLDDVYNGFDDDTLRLLDLEVKEVPEMPDPALSVQDMKDYGYAWAGVLPAGQDAAEKAMKKGCEVYRLYSDNTEGLCVDAKEIADHAAKGGMLGISKESWMAALEKENYLKAAEMSMEDDYGMIDGIINNGPKEDKTLDAKVPERGEKSSIMDRLKSAKAEKQKECCPPKKHKGEIEL; encoded by the coding sequence ATGCCCGTATTAGACGGTGATTTTGAAGCCTTCGTCACAAACCTTGGCAAGTACAACGAGGGTATGCTGGTCGGTGAGTGGGTAAAGCTGCCCACCACCGAAGAAGAGATGCAGAAGGTCTTTGAGCGCATCGGGATCGGCAAGCAGGATGAGTTCGGTCAGCCCTATGAAGAGTGGTTTATCACCGACTACGAATGTCCGATCTACGGTGTTCAGAAGATGCTTGGCGAGTACGAGAGCCTTGATAAGCTCAACTACCTTGCCGCTTTGATTGACGAGCTTTCCCTGAGCGATCAGGAAAAGCTCGTTGCCATTATGGAGGCTGGCTGCGATGAGGTCAGCGACATCGACGATCTCATCAACCTGACGTTCAATCTGGACTGCTACGACATCATGCCCGGTATCAACGACGAATCCGACCTCGGCTATTATTGCGCCCACGAAGCCGGTATCTACTCTGAAAAGGATCTCGGTCCTCTGGCAAATTACATCGACTATGAACGCTATGGGCGCGACATTGCGATGGATGAGCAGGGACGCTTCACCGACGAGGGCTATGTCCGTGTTGCAAGCGAACGCTGGGACAGGCAGTTTGACGGTGAGCTTGATGATATTCCCGACGAATACCGGATTACCGGCTCAGGAGAAGCCGCCGAGCATGACAGCACCATCGCTGTTCTTATCGTCGAGCCGGGAAAGGAGCCTTATGTGAAGGAGATTGACTCCGGTCTGGAGTCCTTGCAGCATGAGGTCGGCGGCTGCATCGAGGCGATTTACCCCTACGAAGACCCGGTTGCCTTAGTCTGTAATGAGGAAGGCAAGCTGGAAGGTCTGCCCCTGAACCGCGCTCTGCGTGATGAGGACGGTGACATCTATGACGTTGTTGCCGGAACATTCATGGTAGTCGGCTTGACGGATGACAGCTTCGGTTCTCTGACCGTAGAGCAGATGCAGAAGTTCTCTGACCTCTTCAAAGTGCCGGAACAGTTTGTTAAGTTGGGCGATAAGATTGTTGCGATCCCCATGATCTCGAAGGAGCAGCAGAAGCAGGAAGCTACCGAGCAGAAGGACTTTGAGATGAATGCCGACACCTCCGGTCTGACGGTTGCCGGTCACATCGGGACATGGCACACCATTGACCGGCATGAAGTCGGCGGTCACGGCTTTTACCTTATGGAGCATGACACCTACGGCGATGAGGCTGCCTGCATCATTGTCGATGAGCGCGGCAAGCTCGTCCTTGATGATGTCTACAACGGCTTCGACGATGACACGCTCCGCCTTCTCGACCTTGAGGTCAAGGAAGTGCCGGAAATGCCCGATCCTGCGCTCTCCGTTCAGGATATGAAGGACTACGGCTACGCATGGGCTGGCGTCCTGCCCGCCGGTCAGGACGCGGCTGAAAAGGCGATGAAGAAGGGCTGCGAGGTTTACCGTCTCTATTCGGATAACACCGAGGGCTTGTGCGTGGATGCAAAGGAGATTGCCGACCATGCGGCAAAGGGCGGAATGCTCGGTATCAGCAAGGAAAGCTGGATGGCGGCTCTTGAGAAGGAAAACTATCTCAAGGCAGCGGAGATGTCGATGGAGGATGACTACGGCATGATTGACGGGATCATCAACAACGGTCCGAAGGAGGACAAGACCCTTGATGCCAAAGTCCCCGAAAGGGGCGAGAAGTCCTCCATCATGGACAGGCTCAAGTCTGCAAAGGCTGAAAAGCAGAAGGAATGCTGCCCTCCCAAAAAGCACAAAGGAGAGATTGAGTTGTGA
- a CDS encoding helix-turn-helix domain-containing protein, with protein MREKKDINIEIGGNIQVAREQAGYTQDTLSEMLGMTPNHLSAIERGASGISLEALQRLCRLLGVSADRIIFGTDEPETEALALARRISDIKPEYRQQVQELLSAILNMS; from the coding sequence ATGCGAGAGAAGAAGGACATCAATATTGAAATCGGCGGCAATATTCAAGTGGCAAGAGAACAGGCGGGCTATACGCAGGACACGCTCTCAGAAATGCTTGGCATGACGCCGAATCACCTGAGCGCTATTGAGCGTGGTGCTTCCGGTATTTCTCTTGAAGCCTTGCAGCGTCTTTGCCGTTTGCTGGGCGTCAGTGCGGACCGAATTATCTTTGGGACCGACGAGCCAGAAACGGAAGCCCTTGCGCTTGCCAGACGTATTTCGGATATAAAGCCGGAATACCGGCAACAGGTTCAAGAGTTGCTGTCCGCTATTTTGAATATGTCATAA
- a CDS encoding SLOG family protein, which yields MSRIIEFRKSAQKAAKQSVQGKTCAFTGHRPQSLPFGFDESDKRCTSLKSVMRDQIVALIENEGVTHFITGMALGVDMYAAEIVLDLKSKYPHITLESAIPCETQAIKWSVASRERYYNIAAKCDKETMLQREYTTDCMDKRNRYMVDHADYILAVWNGCPSGTGNTVRYAHKKGKSIIVINPVSLDVTRE from the coding sequence ATGTCACGCATTATTGAGTTTAGAAAGTCTGCTCAAAAAGCTGCAAAGCAATCCGTTCAAGGCAAGACTTGTGCGTTTACCGGTCATAGACCGCAGAGTCTTCCGTTCGGCTTTGATGAATCCGATAAGCGTTGTACTTCTTTGAAATCTGTTATGCGGGATCAGATTGTAGCACTCATCGAGAACGAGGGCGTCACGCATTTTATTACCGGCATGGCTCTTGGCGTCGATATGTACGCTGCTGAAATTGTACTCGATTTGAAATCAAAATACCCTCACATTACTCTGGAAAGTGCAATCCCTTGTGAGACACAAGCGATCAAATGGTCTGTGGCTTCACGGGAACGGTATTATAATATCGCGGCAAAGTGTGACAAGGAGACCATGCTGCAACGGGAGTACACGACGGACTGCATGGACAAGAGAAATCGGTACATGGTCGATCACGCCGATTATATTCTCGCAGTATGGAATGGATGCCCCAGCGGTACCGGGAACACCGTGAGATATGCCCACAAAAAGGGCAAATCTATCATCGTTATCAATCCGGTTTCCCTTGATGTCACGCGGGAATAA
- a CDS encoding ATP-dependent DNA helicase has product MDNRFYFGFNTSEERKKRRKAELYSMSEQVSTFFWDEAPQHGLEMREGQQDMSFEIVDALINDQHFAIEAGVGIGKSFGYLVPVLLYSKRMNKPVIIATSTIALQEQLWRDVHAVMPLLGLNRDVILAKGQTHYLCNKRADEYMCDPKADPPDALKEGIKQKYEERKDFPEVLPQGVWDKVNVQRFSMKNCGSCEKKCKYYKVRAALKYTEGVVLCNQDFLTQHLMKLRRGQDGLINAAADLLVVDEAHNLDDKVRSATTERFGQGMLFGMIKSAFYELRSSDQSSVSGEKREAESAIIAFYNCLKAQVQKQINEAEQDMRYADRFFFDQNGSAVELLTEMNAAIHNLSSSIQIYSSMDFRNNRSFAASDDLDAVSESLSELLDRIDDMLIWIEQRGSNTELVYCPKNTREIVSRLYFNGDERTILTSATLTNATSGSLEEQYSYFISNTGFPVGERGCLSEPKPSPYPYDEHAMIYYCDDLPHPTKEHEAFIEKGVERLLEILNISNGKALVLFTAKTDMEEVYSILSEKNLPYKILMQQPGSSQDKVLNEFKEDTNSVLLGTGAYWEGISIEGKSLSNVIIFRLPFPVPDPIIEYKCSVAKDALMDVRVPEMIIKLKQGIGRLIRNFTDTGIVCIIDRRLRDEPPERYHDITWDSLPIKNRTSSLDELRKFYEGLPSAKE; this is encoded by the coding sequence ATGGATAATAGATTTTATTTTGGATTCAATACATCGGAGGAACGGAAAAAGCGCAGAAAAGCAGAGCTGTACTCCATGAGTGAGCAAGTCAGCACCTTCTTTTGGGATGAAGCCCCGCAGCATGGCTTGGAAATGCGTGAAGGGCAGCAGGATATGTCCTTTGAGATTGTGGACGCCCTCATAAACGATCAGCACTTTGCGATTGAAGCTGGCGTGGGCATTGGCAAGTCCTTTGGCTATCTTGTGCCGGTGCTGCTGTACAGCAAACGCATGAACAAGCCGGTTATCATTGCAACCTCGACCATCGCGCTTCAAGAACAGCTCTGGCGTGATGTCCACGCAGTAATGCCCCTTCTTGGGCTGAACAGAGATGTCATCCTCGCAAAAGGACAGACCCATTATCTCTGCAACAAACGCGCAGATGAATATATGTGTGATCCGAAAGCAGACCCACCGGACGCGCTTAAAGAAGGAATCAAGCAAAAGTATGAGGAACGCAAGGATTTCCCGGAGGTTTTGCCGCAAGGCGTCTGGGACAAGGTAAACGTGCAGCGGTTCAGCATGAAGAATTGTGGCTCCTGTGAAAAGAAGTGCAAGTATTACAAGGTCCGCGCAGCATTAAAGTATACGGAGGGCGTTGTTCTGTGCAATCAGGACTTTCTCACCCAGCATCTCATGAAGCTCCGGCGCGGTCAGGACGGGCTGATTAACGCCGCCGCTGATCTGCTTGTCGTGGATGAAGCGCACAACTTAGATGATAAGGTGCGTAGTGCTACAACGGAACGTTTCGGACAGGGTATGCTCTTTGGGATGATCAAGAGTGCATTCTATGAGCTGCGGTCCTCTGACCAGAGCAGTGTGTCCGGTGAAAAGCGAGAGGCAGAGAGCGCGATCATCGCCTTCTATAACTGCCTGAAAGCGCAAGTCCAAAAGCAGATCAACGAGGCAGAACAGGATATGCGCTATGCTGACCGCTTTTTCTTCGACCAAAACGGCAGTGCGGTTGAGCTGCTTACCGAGATGAACGCCGCCATACATAACCTTTCGTCCAGCATTCAGATTTATTCCAGCATGGATTTCAGAAACAACCGTTCCTTTGCTGCCTCTGACGATCTGGATGCGGTCAGCGAGTCCCTTTCGGAGCTTCTTGACCGGATAGATGATATGTTGATCTGGATTGAGCAGCGCGGTAGTAACACGGAGCTTGTCTATTGCCCTAAAAACACAAGGGAAATTGTTAGCCGCCTATACTTCAATGGTGATGAAAGAACCATCTTGACCTCTGCCACGCTGACGAACGCCACGAGCGGGTCTCTGGAAGAACAGTATTCCTACTTTATCAGCAATACCGGCTTTCCGGTTGGTGAACGCGGCTGCTTATCCGAACCGAAGCCTTCCCCATATCCATACGATGAACACGCCATGATCTACTACTGCGACGATCTCCCGCATCCGACCAAGGAACACGAAGCCTTCATTGAAAAGGGCGTGGAGCGGCTGCTTGAGATCCTGAACATTTCCAACGGGAAGGCACTCGTGCTGTTTACGGCGAAGACCGACATGGAAGAGGTCTACTCCATTCTCAGTGAGAAAAATCTTCCGTACAAAATCCTGATGCAACAGCCGGGATCGTCGCAGGACAAGGTGCTGAATGAGTTTAAGGAAGATACGAACTCCGTGCTTCTGGGGACGGGCGCATATTGGGAAGGTATCAGCATTGAAGGAAAAAGCCTTTCCAATGTGATCATTTTCCGGCTTCCGTTCCCTGTCCCCGATCCAATTATCGAGTATAAGTGTTCCGTCGCAAAGGACGCTCTGATGGATGTCCGCGTTCCCGAAATGATTATCAAGCTCAAGCAAGGTATCGGGCGATTGATCCGCAATTTCACAGACACCGGCATTGTCTGCATTATCGACCGAAGACTGCGGGACGAGCCGCCGGAACGCTATCATGACATTACATGGGACTCACTGCCTATCAAAAATCGGACAAGCAGTTTGGACGAACTGAGGAAGTTTTACGAAGGTCTGCCCTCAGCCAAGGAATGA
- a CDS encoding NYN domain-containing protein, which produces MGNSVMLNGVEYAGEQIAYKDSTYELVSKVAYLIGVPLRIFQNEHEPPKIEIYNRLEQDKNARIIRNLCIIRTAIERNYRKINDIMRMEYRGLLSMPEIIPASSMQQLSNDGISFIKKSSTKLCHHIIEINRLISDRINNCKSLFPIWINWAYIKELFIMPNGLTEDGTKDAADIYYASLSYYPYQMYINWVPMDEGNVLYNDKKFATLLYQWHCDAFTEYSKVSDAGAFVKNNIYDFIDDSEKTVLVVDCENSDPYKLCATLKNLDYEVMQKITAIILFDDVHTATAWRILENYTRIPVEHIMIERIKQNKSLVDIKLTARACQEHYQKQVDSFVIVSSDSDYWGLISSLPDARFLVMIEREKCGPDMKAALAESGIFYCYLDDFYSGNSEDIKKNALFKEMYRWIDNSVHLNVNDMFDAALRNTRIEMSPAERRQFYEKHIRHMTLTIDENGNVSIELKRR; this is translated from the coding sequence ATGGGCAATTCAGTCATGTTGAATGGCGTCGAATATGCCGGAGAGCAGATTGCTTATAAAGACAGCACCTATGAGCTTGTGTCAAAGGTAGCCTACCTGATCGGCGTCCCGCTTCGTATTTTCCAAAATGAACACGAGCCGCCGAAGATAGAGATATACAACCGGCTTGAGCAAGATAAGAACGCCCGCATTATCCGCAATCTCTGTATCATCCGCACCGCCATTGAGCGCAATTATCGGAAAATAAATGACATCATGCGGATGGAATACCGTGGGCTGCTTTCAATGCCAGAGATCATCCCGGCTTCCAGTATGCAGCAGCTTTCGAATGATGGAATCAGCTTTATAAAAAAGTCGAGTACAAAGCTCTGCCACCACATTATCGAGATCAACCGGCTGATTTCAGACCGCATTAACAACTGCAAAAGCCTCTTTCCAATCTGGATTAACTGGGCGTACATAAAAGAGCTGTTCATTATGCCAAACGGTTTGACAGAGGACGGAACGAAAGATGCTGCGGACATCTATTACGCAAGTCTCTCCTACTACCCCTATCAAATGTACATCAACTGGGTACCGATGGACGAGGGCAATGTCCTCTATAATGATAAGAAGTTTGCTACCCTGCTTTATCAATGGCATTGCGACGCCTTCACGGAATACAGTAAAGTCTCCGATGCAGGGGCTTTTGTAAAAAACAATATCTACGACTTCATAGATGACAGTGAGAAGACCGTATTGGTAGTGGACTGCGAAAACTCTGACCCGTACAAGCTGTGCGCCACGCTCAAAAACCTTGATTATGAGGTCATGCAGAAAATTACGGCGATCATTCTCTTTGATGACGTACATACCGCTACGGCATGGCGGATTCTTGAAAACTACACCCGCATCCCCGTTGAACATATCATGATTGAGCGGATCAAGCAGAACAAATCACTGGTAGACATCAAGCTCACCGCAAGAGCCTGTCAGGAACACTACCAGAAGCAAGTGGATTCCTTCGTCATCGTCTCAAGCGATTCCGACTACTGGGGGCTGATCTCTTCTTTACCGGACGCCAGATTCCTTGTCATGATTGAGCGGGAAAAATGCGGACCGGATATGAAGGCGGCACTTGCAGAATCTGGGATATTCTACTGCTATCTGGATGACTTCTACTCCGGCAACAGCGAGGACATCAAGAAAAACGCACTGTTCAAGGAGATGTACCGCTGGATTGACAACTCCGTTCACCTGAATGTCAACGATATGTTTGATGCAGCTCTGCGAAACACGAGGATCGAAATGTCTCCCGCAGAGCGGCGGCAGTTCTATGAGAAGCACATCAGGCACATGACGCTGACCATCGACGAGAACGGAAACGTCAGCATTGAGCTGAAACGCAGATAG